The genomic segment TCCATCATCTTCGTCGACTTGCGAGATCGCGAAGGTCTGACCCAGATCGTCTTCGACCCGGATACGGCGCCCGAGGCTCACAAGCAAGCGGAAGCGCTGCGCGGTGAGTGGTGCGTCGGCATCAAGGGCAAGGTGCGCTCACGCGGCATGCAGATGAGCAAGAAGACCGGTGAGATGGTCAGCGCCACCAACCCCAACCTGGCTACCGGTGAGGTCGAAGTCGAGGTGATGGAGGCGACGGTCTTCAACAAGAGTGAGACGCCGCCCTTCGAGCTGCTCGACAAGGTCGACACCAAGGAAGAGATCCGCCTGCAGTATCGCTTCCTGGATTTACGCCGGGCGCCCCTGCAGCGCGCGCTGCGCATGCGCCACAACCTGAACCAAGCCGCGCGGAACTACTTGAGCGAGGCCGGCTGCCTCGAGCTCGAGACGCCGTTCTTGGTCAAGTACACCCCGGGTGGCGCGCGTAACTTCCTGGTGCCGAGCCGCACTTCCGCGGGGAAATTCTATGCGCTGGCTGAGAGTCCGCAGCTCTTCAAGCAGCTGTTCATGGTGGCCGGCTACGAAAAGTACTTCCAGATCGTGCGCTGCTTCCGCGACGAGGACCTGCGCATCGATCGCCAGCCTGAGTTCACCCAGATCGACATCGAGCTGTCTTTCGTGAACCAAGACGACATCTTCAACCTGGTTGAAGGCTTGGTGTTCGCGATGTGGAAGGCGAACGGCGTGGACCTGAAGGAGATCTACCCGAGCGGTCACTTCCCCCGCATGGACTTCGAAGAGTCGATGCGGCTCTACGGCAACGACAAGCCGGACCTGCGCTTCGGCATGCCCCACGTCGACCTCACGGAGCTCATCACGGAGCACGACGGCGGCGGCATCCCGTTCTTCCAGCCCATCGCCGAGAAGTTCAAGAACGGCACCTACCGCAAGGATCTGCCGGCGGAGATCATCAAGGCCATGGTCATCCCGGCCAGCGCCAACTTCAGCCGCGCCGACGGCGACAAGCTGGAGAAGCAAGCGCGCGGTATGGGCGCCGGGGGCCTGGCGCGCGCCAAGGTCGGAGCAGGCGGCGAGTGGACCCAGAGCCCGCTGGCGAAGAGCATCACCGACGAGATGCGCAACGCCATCAACGCAGCGTGCGAGGCGAAGGAAGGCGATATCATCCTGTTCCAGTCGGGCAAGACCAGCCTGGTGCATACCGTGATGGCGAACCTCCGCCTTGCCCTGGGGAAAAAGCTCGGGCTCATCCCGGAGACTGGCCACGGCGACAACTGGAATTTCCTGTGGGTCGTGAACCCGCCGCTCTTCGAGTACGACGAGGACAACAAGCGCTGGGCTGCGGCGCATCACGCCTTCACCCGGCCGTTCGATGATCACGTCGACTTGCTCGAGAAGGATCCGGGCCTCGTGCAGTGTTACCGCTACGACCTGGTGCTGAACGGCTTCGAGATCGGCGGCGGCTCGGTGCGTCTGCATGACCCCGAGGTGCAGGCCCGGGTGTTCCGCACCCTCGGCATTGGCGACGCCGAGGCGGAAGAGAAGTTCGGCTTCTTGCTCAAGGCGCTGCGCTACGGCGCGCCGCCCCACGGCGGAATCGCCCTTGGCATGGACCGCATCAGCATGTTGATGGCGGGCACCGATAGCATCCGCGACGTGATCGCCTACCCGAAGACTCAAAAGGGCACCGACCTGATGACGGACGCGCCCGGTGGTGTGTCCGCGGAGCAGCTGGCCGAGCTGCGCGTCGCGTCGCTCGTGAGTGACGAAGGCTAAGCGCTCGACTTCTCAGGTGGAAAAGGCGCCCCATGAGGGGCGCCTTTCTTGCTTTGGGCGTGAGCACATTCACGGGTTGAGCGAGATCGCTGACGGGGCAGACCGGAGGCCGGGCTGAGACGTCTGATACCCTGCTGTTATGCGAGTCTCACGTATTGCCGCCTGTTCGCTGAGTGTGTTGGTTGCGGTTTTCCTCAGCGGCTGTCCAAGCCAGGAGTCGACGAACACCACCAACTCGAGCAACGTCCCCGCAAGTGCTTCTGCGCCGGCGGGGCCGGAGGTAGCGGTCGCGCCACTCCCGCCGGAGGCGGAGCGCAACACGCCGTCCTTCTTGGAGCCAGCAAAGCCGAGCGATGCGAAGCCTTGCCAGGCGTTGCCTGACGGAACTGGATTGGCTCACGAGATAGCCCGCGTGACGCGTGAGCTGGCGTGTACCCCAGGGCTCTTCTACAAGACGCCAAGTGAGCTCGAAGCTGCCCTCAAGCCGCCGAAGGGTGTCAGTGTTCGGTTCTCCGGCCCGCGCTTCGTGGAGGTCAAGTTCGAGACAGCGCCTACCGCTCAGGAGCTGGCCACGGCGATGGGCGTGAAGCAGCCGGTGATCACCACGGCGACCAAAGGCGCCTGGGCGACTCGCAACTGGTACCTCGGCTCCAATCAAACCACCGGGAAGCTCGACCTGTGGGGACCAGGCATCGCGTCGGTCGCCGTGTCTCATCGCGGGGAGCTGAAAGACACCATCGGCGCCGTGAAGAAGCTCACCGATGAAACGCTCAGGGGCTACATCATCGTTGCGATGCCCGACGAGGTCGTCGCGGTGAAGGACGACGAGGTCGCTTGGAAGATGTTGCAGCACGCCGTGACCAAGCTCGCCGGCATGCCGAAGCTGCTTGAACAGGAACCAGAAGCGATCGCAAAACAGCTCGGCATCGACGACCCACGGTTCAACGTCACCCGTGTTTCCGTGGGGACAGGCCCGAGCGCGATCAAGGGCATCGACATCTGGATGGCGCGCACCCAGATCGCGGCGGCCCCGGTGATCACGACGTTTGATTTCAAGGGCAAGATCGAGCACGAGCGCGCCCACGACAGCGACACCATCGTGCTGCATCAGACGGGGACGCCTCCTGGCACTTCAGGGGACGAGCACGCCTGGCATGGCCTGAGCATTCGCCCGAGCTTCGACCCGCGTAAGGGTGTGAAGCTCAAGAATGACAATGACCCGAAGGACTACACCCTCGAGGGTCTGCGTATCATGCCGTGAGGCTAGGACGATAGCCGCCCTCCTCGAACCACGCGATCCACGAGCAAGTTGGGGGTCGGGCGCGACGCAGGCAGTGTCTAGAACAAGAGCTGTCCAGCGAGGGTCAGGTTGAAGCTGATGTAGCTCAGCGATTCTTCGTTGTCGCCGCTGTACTCGCCGATCGCCATACCGCCGAGGGCCTTGAATCCAAGGGCCCCACGTTGCAGGACGATGCCGCCGTCCATCCCATATGCCAGCAGCGAAGCATCGATGTCGCTGTTCTCGACGCTGACGTTGACGTGGTCGAGCCGAACGCCGACGTATATCCAAGACCACTGGTAGCCGACCGAGGCGCCATACCCGTCCTGCGTC from the Polyangiaceae bacterium genome contains:
- the aspS gene encoding aspartate--tRNA ligase is translated as MARFIDELKRTHDNNSLRASDIGSEVVLFGWVNNRRDHGSIIFVDLRDREGLTQIVFDPDTAPEAHKQAEALRGEWCVGIKGKVRSRGMQMSKKTGEMVSATNPNLATGEVEVEVMEATVFNKSETPPFELLDKVDTKEEIRLQYRFLDLRRAPLQRALRMRHNLNQAARNYLSEAGCLELETPFLVKYTPGGARNFLVPSRTSAGKFYALAESPQLFKQLFMVAGYEKYFQIVRCFRDEDLRIDRQPEFTQIDIELSFVNQDDIFNLVEGLVFAMWKANGVDLKEIYPSGHFPRMDFEESMRLYGNDKPDLRFGMPHVDLTELITEHDGGGIPFFQPIAEKFKNGTYRKDLPAEIIKAMVIPASANFSRADGDKLEKQARGMGAGGLARAKVGAGGEWTQSPLAKSITDEMRNAINAACEAKEGDIILFQSGKTSLVHTVMANLRLALGKKLGLIPETGHGDNWNFLWVVNPPLFEYDEDNKRWAAAHHAFTRPFDDHVDLLEKDPGLVQCYRYDLVLNGFEIGGGSVRLHDPEVQARVFRTLGIGDAEAEEKFGFLLKALRYGAPPHGGIALGMDRISMLMAGTDSIRDVIAYPKTQKGTDLMTDAPGGVSAEQLAELRVASLVSDEG